One window from the genome of Pseudomonas frederiksbergensis encodes:
- a CDS encoding diiron oxygenase — translation MNAIQYQSFADAWESRATIRTRPRRRVEDDDKLIFPMSRQPMVHSQTFLTHCPQLRDFVLVQSLYKFINDVVIFETELVDHTARRIAKNRFGIEFPFACRYDAMTVVVDEDYHALVAMDFMQQTIDMTGISPIPLPQQIELSRAIPATLARTPEHLLSAVELICIAIAENTVTNEVAAFARDDSVKASIKGLMADHLLDEGRHSGFWTRLVQIYWRTAPEEDRQAIARLMPGFIADYLASDLQQAFDFELINHLPIDESARQSLREDARALAYPINRFHPLVGNITRFFRGSSMLASTCVRDALADYLTP, via the coding sequence ATGAATGCCATTCAGTACCAATCCTTCGCCGACGCCTGGGAAAGCCGTGCAACGATCCGCACCCGGCCACGACGCCGGGTCGAGGATGACGACAAGCTGATCTTCCCCATGAGTCGCCAACCCATGGTGCATAGCCAGACCTTCCTGACCCATTGCCCGCAACTGCGTGATTTTGTCTTGGTGCAAAGTCTCTACAAGTTCATCAATGACGTGGTGATTTTCGAAACCGAGCTGGTGGATCACACCGCCCGACGCATCGCCAAGAACCGCTTTGGCATCGAGTTTCCGTTCGCCTGTCGCTACGACGCGATGACCGTGGTGGTGGACGAGGATTACCACGCATTGGTGGCGATGGACTTCATGCAGCAAACCATCGACATGACCGGCATTTCACCGATCCCGTTGCCCCAGCAGATCGAGCTCAGCCGCGCGATCCCGGCGACACTGGCGCGAACGCCGGAGCATTTGCTCAGCGCCGTGGAATTGATCTGCATCGCCATCGCCGAGAACACCGTGACCAACGAAGTGGCAGCCTTTGCCCGGGACGATTCGGTCAAGGCCTCGATCAAGGGGCTCATGGCCGACCATTTGCTGGACGAAGGACGGCACTCGGGTTTCTGGACGCGGCTGGTACAGATTTACTGGCGCACCGCGCCTGAAGAGGACCGCCAGGCAATCGCCCGATTGATGCCCGGCTTCATCGCCGACTACCTGGCGAGTGATCTGCAACAGGCGTTCGATTTCGAGCTGATCAACCATCTGCCCATCGACGAATCGGCACGCCAGTCGCTGCGCGAAGACGCCCGGGCGCTGGCTTACCCCATCAACCGTTTTCACCCCTTGGTAGGCAACATCACGCGTTTTTTTCGCGGCAGCTCGATGCTGGCGTCAACCTGCGTGCGCGATGCCCTGGCCGATTACCTGACCCCATGA
- a CDS encoding DUF3050 domain-containing protein, producing the protein MQPTKEQLSLKKHELGEHPVFSEITSIDLLRRFMESHVFAVWDFMSLTKRLQRELTCVQLPWLPPADPHAARLINEIVLGEESDDRPGAGYCSHFELYLDAMREVGANTQAIEQFIALQQEGVSPETALDSVEVEPAAARFVRQTLHTALHAPAHSVAAAFVHGRESVIPQMFQRMLDAWGIGLDQAPTFRYYLQRHIEVDSEDHGPAAEKLLARLIDGDPQREREVLAAALAAVHSRTALWDGLRLSMTQQVAQVTP; encoded by the coding sequence ATGCAGCCAACCAAAGAACAACTATCTCTGAAAAAGCACGAACTTGGCGAACACCCGGTTTTTTCTGAAATAACATCAATCGACTTGTTGCGCCGCTTTATGGAAAGCCACGTTTTTGCCGTGTGGGATTTCATGTCCCTGACCAAGCGCCTGCAACGGGAACTGACCTGCGTTCAACTGCCATGGCTGCCACCCGCCGATCCCCATGCTGCGCGTCTGATCAACGAAATCGTCCTGGGCGAGGAATCCGACGACCGTCCCGGTGCCGGCTACTGCAGCCACTTCGAACTGTACCTGGACGCCATGCGCGAAGTCGGTGCGAATACACAGGCGATTGAGCAATTCATCGCGCTGCAGCAAGAAGGCGTCAGCCCCGAAACGGCGCTGGACAGCGTCGAGGTAGAACCGGCAGCGGCGCGCTTCGTGCGCCAGACCCTGCACACCGCCCTGCACGCCCCGGCCCACAGCGTGGCCGCCGCCTTCGTGCACGGTCGCGAAAGCGTCATCCCGCAGATGTTCCAACGCATGCTGGACGCTTGGGGCATTGGCCTGGATCAGGCGCCGACGTTTCGTTACTACCTGCAGCGCCATATCGAGGTGGACTCCGAAGACCATGGCCCGGCAGCGGAGAAACTGCTGGCGCGGCTGATCGATGGCGACCCGCAGCGCGAGCGCGAAGTCCTCGCCGCCGCTCTCGCCGCCGTCCACAGCCGCACAGCATTGTGGGATGGCCTGCGCCTGAGCATGACCCAGCAGGTTGCGCAGGTGACGCCATGA